Part of the Vibrio ishigakensis genome, CAATTAGATCGTATTGAAAGTAATTGTGCTGAATGCGCAGCTGGCTTAATGCATCTAGCCGCTGTTCAAATTGAGGGGAGAGCTCCGCAAGAGAGAGCATCTCAAGCATATCTTCAATGAGCAGTTGATCTTCGATTTGAAGCCATATCAATTGATGGTGATGAGCGCGGTAAACCTGCTGTACCAGCGCTGGATATTCTAAAAAGCCGTTTAGCTCAACATTAGGATTCACCCAACCTAGGGTGTGGAACATGCTTTTGTCGGACGCAGAAAGAGGCATGGCACAGAGACTGGCCAAGAGTAGAGAGAGGAGTCTGCGTTTAAAACAAACCATGTTCACCTACTTGAAGCGTCCAAACGGATACCTCAAGTATGGCAAACATAGCTAAGATTCTCGACTCGCGAGAGGAGGAAATTTTATTACAGGTCGAGGTTGTGTTTACCGTGTGAAGCCTTGGCCTTTAGGTAGTTCTCATTACCCGCCTTAACGTGGGCCATGGTGTTGATAACCTCTTGAATCTCAATTCCGTGTTCTTTCAGTTCACGGATCTTCTTAGGGTTATTAGTCACTAGGCGGATCTGGTTTACCCCGAGAGCTTTAAGCATTTGCGCCGCTTCTTCAAAGTCACGCAGATCGTCAGCAAAGCCTAGGTGGTTGTTCGCCTCATAGGTGTTCAGGCCTTCACTTTGTAATCGGTACGCATCAATCTTGTTATACAGACCGATACCACGGCCCTCTTGACGCAAATAGAGCAAAACGCCGCCTTCGGTCGCCATCTTGTTGATGGTTTCATCCAATTGCTCTCCGCAATCACAGCGAGATGAGTGGAATACATCGCCGGTTAAACACTCCGAGTGCATGCGTACGATAGGTGCCGTTTGATTAATATCTGCGGATTTGAAGATAAGGGCTACATGCTCTTTCTCGGTTTTTAATCCGTTAAACGAAAGCAGTTCAGCCTCAATATCACTCTTGCTACCTACTTTTAAATGAACTCGCGCTCTTACATCTGCCATTAGCGTTCTCTGATTGTCCTGTTACCAATTACCACATAGGGGCTCGGCTATCATAATTCAAGGCGTTGATCTGTATCAATAAAAAAAGCCGAGCTGTTTGCTCGGCTTTTAAACGCTTTTCTCTCTTTTAACGATTACTCGCTGTCGCTATTTTGCTCAGGCTCGTTAGTCGCTACTGCTTCGCCTTCTTCTTCAGAAGCTTCCAGCTCTTCGATCTCATCGATACGCTGAAGAGCAACCACACGCTCATCTTCAATAGTGCGGATGATGGTCACACCTTGAGTGTTACGACCTACTTGGCTCACCTCAGCAACGCGGCTACGTACTAGCGTACCGCCGTCAGTGATAACCATGAACTCATCGCCCTCTTCGGTCTGAACCGCGCCAACAACGCTGCCGTTACGCTCAGATACCTTGATAGAAACAACACCTTGAGTTGCACGGCTCTTCGCTGGGTACTCTTCAAGTACCGTGCGCTTACCATAGCCGTTCTCTGTGATGGTTAGGATGTCACCCTCGTTATGAGGAACGATTAGAGACACAACCTGGTCGTCACCGTTTAGCTTGATACCACGAACACCAGCGGCTGTACGACCCATGCCACGAACTTGAGATTCATTGAAACGAACCACTTTACCCGCTTTCGAGAACAGCATGATGTCGTCTTCACCTGAGGTGATATCAACGCCAATTAGGCTATCTTCATCGCGTAGGTTAACCGCAATCAGACCGTTAGAACGAACGTTCGAGAACTGGTCTAGCGAAGTCTTCTTAACCGTACCGTCAGCGGTTGCCATGAAGATAAACTTATCTTCACTGAACTCAGAAACAGGCAGGATAGCTGTGATGCGCTCACCCTCTTCCAGAGGAAGAATGTTCACGATTGGCTTACCACGTGCGGTGCGGCTTGCTTGAGGCAATTGATACACCTTCAGACGATACGTCTTACCGCGAGTAGAGAAGCAAAGGATGTTGTCGTGGGTATTCGCCACTAGAAGACGCTCAATGTAGTCTTCATCCTTCATCTTAGTTGCACTCTTACCTTTACCACCACGACGCTGTGCTTCGTAGTCGCTCAGGATTTGATACTTAACATAGCCTTCGTGAGACAGGGTCACTACTACGTCTTCTTGTGCAATCAGCTCTTCCATATCAATGTCATGGATAGCCGCTGTGATCTCGGTACGACGAGCATCGCCGTAGCCTTCACGAATCGCTTCAAGCTCTTCTACGATCACTTCCATCAGACGCTCAGTGCTTGCAAGGATATGCATCAGCTCTGCGATCTCTTCTAGAAGCGCTTTGTATTCGTCTAGGATTTTCTCGTGTTCAAGACCAGTTAACTTTTGTAGACGTAGGTCTAGGATAGCTTGCGCTTGTTGCTCGGTTAGGAAG contains:
- a CDS encoding GTP cyclohydrolase II, which encodes MADVRARVHLKVGSKSDIEAELLSFNGLKTEKEHVALIFKSADINQTAPIVRMHSECLTGDVFHSSRCDCGEQLDETINKMATEGGVLLYLRQEGRGIGLYNKIDAYRLQSEGLNTYEANNHLGFADDLRDFEEAAQMLKALGVNQIRLVTNNPKKIRELKEHGIEIQEVINTMAHVKAGNENYLKAKASHGKHNLDL